TTTGTTCACTTGGAATTTTAGAAAAATCATTATATATATTAGACAGAGTAGCTACTATATCTATATGACCATAATCTCTAATGTTTGAGTTTGCAGAAATTTGATAAAATTCATTTATATGATTAGCATCAATTTTAATATTATCTGGTATATTTGTTGCTTTATTAAAATTGCTATCAAAAAATCCATCTTGATCAACTTTATAACCAAATGACCTATTTGTATTATTTTGATTGATTTGAATCTGCATGTTCATATAACTAAGATCAAAGCGTACCATATCAACTCCATTGCTTATAAAGTCTTGACTTTAATTAACGCTTAAACCACCAAGCTTAAACTCTAAAAACGATTTATATTTACTAGATAGTTCCTTTACTATCATATTGTTATTCAGAAGTTGGCTAGAGTTTGTTCTATATGCTGTACCTGTTGAAGCATTGTAAATAGATGCGGAATATGTGAAATAAGCGTATTTTCCATATTTGGAATAGCCTATATTTTTCTTAACAGAATATCCAAGCCACTGATTTTTATTACCACCAACTGCACTTAGCCATTCTTTGCCTCTATATGAGCTAGGATTTGAACATGTCTGATCTATCCCGCATAATTGACCAAGCTCATATTCCTTCTGAGTTGGCATCATTATTACATGTAATTCATTATTGTATAAATTCCTGTCATATAGCCCAACCATATACCCACCTACAATTTCTTTTTCTTCATCTTTATTAAGGATTCTTACTTCATTAGAACTATCACTTAAGATTCCATTGCTTACTTTTGCTAATAAATCATTTGCAAAAGAATTATTAATAAATAAACTAGTAACAATAATACATATAAATATTTTATTCATGTATAGTCCCTTGCAATTTCAATTACACTAAATTTACGATTTCGTATCGATTTATAAATCATATCTGTAACTTTTTAAAAAATTATTAATATAAAATTGTAATAATATATACTTTAAATTTGAGTATAAAGGTAACATAGTTCATGGTAAGAATTTTATTTTGATTTCATGTTTTCTTGTTGGAGAGCTTTTTACAAGTGATAGGTTAAGTATAGATTCGTTATTTAAAAAACAAATATGTTTGAGAAGCATCACTATCTTATCTATTCTAAGCATTGGCAACTATAATTCATATTATTTATATCCAGATATTTCAATAAGTGGCGATCCAACAATTTGGAATGATACAAAAGGATTGTTTTAAATCAGACATTTATCTATACATTGAATCCTGAGATTGATTTATTAGTATCTGGTGGCGGTAGCTATATGAGAAAAGAATATACAAATGGAGAAAGTTTTAATATCATTATTCCTAATTGACATGTATTATCAATGCTGAGTTTGTAGTTAGATCTTATATTGATATAAAAAATTAAAAAGTAATAGGGCGGACATATTAAGAAACATGCGGTGCTTCTTCATTGACTACATTGATTAATATGATTGATGATAAAAGGCTAAGTGAATTAGATGTATTAAAGATTATTAGTGGCGATGAGTTAAATACTAATTCTTTTAGCTTTGCGTCTTTAAGTGAGGTCATTTTAGAAATGGGTTATGAGATTAGAGCTTATCAGATTGGTAGAAATGCATTAAATAAGCTTATAAATTTACCCATGATAGTTAAGATAGAAAATGATCCGCGATATCCACACTTTGTTGTAATTATCAACTATTATGGAGATTACATTAAGATATTAGATCCAAGCCATGGAGAGTATATCAGCTCTAAAAAGGATTTTTTAGTATATGGGATAATAATGGAGCTGGTGGTTATATATTGGTGGTTGCGCCAAAGAGTAGAGTTGATAATAAATTAGAGATTCCAACTAGTTTGGTATTTGATTTTCAATCATTTAGATTATATTAAATTGTTATATAAGATATAAATAATGGTAATCTTATGCTAAAATTCGCACGACCCTTTCATCTAGTGGCCAAGGATAATGCTCTTTCACGGCATAAACGGAAGTTCAAATCTTCCAAGGGTCGCCAATATCATATGCAGTCTTCTATATGCTCATCTAAGAAATATATATTTGTATATCCAGAATTAACTAAATCGCTACCAATTACTGATACGGTATGCCCAGAGTAGCAGTTTAGAAGTATATTTTTTCCACTATCTAAGATACTTTGTAGTTCCTCTTGTGTTGTTATATTTTTTGCACCATTTATATGACCTCTTCTAAAATCATCTGGCATTCTAATATCAACTATTTCCCATTCTTTATTGTCTATAATATCTTGTAAATCTTCTTTAAATATTGCTTTTGCTAGACTTTTGTTATTTCTTCCATAGTATTGCATTATATTTCCTTATAGTAACTAAGTGTGCTATTGCCAAATTTTTTACTTTTTATTAGTGTGAAATTCCCGATATTTTGTGGAGTTTGTATGTTTGATATATGTTCTATTATTACATATATGAATACCTTTGAATCTAAGCTTTTTATAATATTAAAAGTTTTGTCATATACATTAT
The Helicobacter ibis DNA segment above includes these coding regions:
- a CDS encoding rhodanese-like domain-containing protein, whose product is MQYYGRNNKSLAKAIFKEDLQDIIDNKEWEIVDIRMPDDFRRGHINGAKNITTQEELQSILDSGKNILLNCYSGHTVSVIGSDLVNSGYTNIYFLDEHIEDCI